A window of the Penaeus monodon isolate SGIC_2016 chromosome 11, NSTDA_Pmon_1, whole genome shotgun sequence genome harbors these coding sequences:
- the LOC119578891 gene encoding ionotropic receptor 93a-like, which produces MRMPGLAPKWQSLYYPLAGVVWVSIVATTVLVVVVILMMNRVGDSISPGKSLDPGTTVIEVVGILIGENLYKTLPSQNSRRVLLATWLVFAFVLGSAYTGNLTAALTLPKYPPRPETLRELVRSVDKVTMEPWGRDYKAYFKDSGSDVFAKLAELMELGPALLFGLQQATQKRTAHMDSRAVLLLNIAESFTKADGTTPLYVVRESAIPGMSAWPIPHDAPFKKNLDRCIRASLEAGLYGKWESDMLEMARRESRQRQRRQQRERPQDEEEEAEGSDGGIQALTLVHMQGPLMLLLLGLLLGALAFLLEVVVFRNGNEKSLTRCCVD; this is translated from the exons ATGAGGATGCCAGGACTCGCTCCCAAGTGGCAGAGTCTGTACTACCCTCTGGCAGGCGTCGTGTGGGTGTCCATCGTGGCGACGacggtgctggtggtggtggtcatTTTGATG ATGAACCGAGTGGGCGACTCGATAAGCCCCGGCAAGTCCTTAGACCCGGGCACAACCGTGATCGAGGTGGTGGGCATCCTGATCGGCGAAAACCTGTACAAGACGCTGCCCTCGCAGAACTCCCGACGGGTGCTCCTGGCGACGTGGCTGGTCTTCGCCTTCGTCTTGGGCTCGGCTTACACAGGCAACCTCACCGCCGCCCTCACGCTGCCCAAGTACCCGCCACGGCCAGAGACTCTCAGGGAGCTTGTACGAAGTGTTGATAA AGTGACGATGGAGCCTTGGGGAAGGGACTACAAGGCATACTTCAAGGACTCCGGATCCGACGTGTTCGCGAAGCTGGCTGAGCTGATGGAGCTCGGGCCGGCGCTGCTCTTCGGACTACAGCAGGCAACGCAGAAGAG gaCGGCGCACATGGACTCCCGAGCCGTCCTGCTGCTCAACATCGCCGAGAGCTTCACCAAGGCGGACGGGACGACGCCGCTGTACGTGGTGCGGGAGAGCGCGATCCCGGGCATGTCGGCGTGGCCCATTCCGCACGACGCGCCCTTCAAGAAGAACCTCGATCGCTGCATTAGGGCGTCTCTGGAG gCCGGCCTCTACGGGAAGTGGGAAAGCGACATGCTGGAGATGGCGCGGCGCGAGAGTCGCCAGCGGCAGCGCCGGCAGCAGAGGGAGCGGCcgcaggacgaggaggaggaggccgagggATCCGACGGCGGCATCCAGGCGCTCACCCTCGTGCACATGCAAGGGCCTCTCATGCTCCTGCTCCTGGGGCTGCTGCTAGGGGCGCTCGCCTTCCTGCTGGAGGTGGTGGTGTTCAGAAATGGCAACGAGAAGAGCCTCACGCGCTGCTGCGTCGACTGA